The genomic stretch AAAAAGATTAATAAAATCTAATATTTGTTTAACTTTCAAAAATAAGAATGAAGAGGGGGATATAGTTAAAGGTGTATACATATGCTGCAAAAACTTAACCACgggcaaagaaaaagaaacgtTGATTTCTTGCCATGATCAAATGATGCTTCATTTGCCACCCGTTGCCATGTCAACGTCTCGGGAGACGGCCAGCATGGCAACGGAAACTATCATCATAAAATGGTACAGTAGTAGAAATAGCTAGACCAGGAGGGGGCAGGCTCTCCTGGGAAAAGGTCCGCGGAGAGGTCCAATGATTGGTCATGCGGCTCGCTGTCAGGAATAATGGTTGTAGGGTGGTAGAGGGTGCCCGATGCCATTCTGGTAGTGATGGTGTTGGCGGTGGGCGATGTACTCTGCATAACCCATCGTCATCTTCTCGCTACGGTACCTGTgcatggggggaaaaaaaaaacgagttgGTATAGGAAAGGGGCTTAAAGGCAGAaaggttgacacacacacagcaccgtGACAGCTGTGAACTATGATGAATACCTGTGCGGTCAACAGGAATGAGGCATCCACCCAGGAATGCACTGCAAAAATGCAGAAATGTGTGCATGCCAGTTCCCTAAAGTGTGCAATGTTTCAAGACCTTGAGGGGATCTTGAAAACAGGTTTCCATCCAAGGTATAGGTGTGGTGTGACAGTAATGGCTAAAGCAGCCTGAAGCCTGAAGCAAAGGTGACGAGCAGGTACACAGATCTATTACTCCAACTTCAGCCGAGGATGatacatttcctgcattctttCCAAACTAAAGTACACTTAAGGGATATCTTTTAGAATTTAGAGAGCTTCCTCTGGAGGTAACTTTACATTACCCACATATTTAATAGCTGCTACCCTGAAAACAGACTTCTGTGCTGTATCTGAAGAGGAGTTATACTTAATGTTAGCTTTACAGGATGCTGTTCCACCGGTTCAGTGTGGCCGTGCCCTGTTAGGTAGCCGTCTCAGCAGTGATATATTAATGCATCAGCAGATAATTGAATCCAGTGAATGTCATTTTACCTGGTTAATTTAATGGTCTTCCTGAAGTCATTTGTGATGGGAGCTTTGTAACCTCCCTTTCGTAATAAGGAATCTATGGTTTGAATATGGTCCCAACctagatgtaaaaaaaaaaaagaaaaaaaaaagaagggaaatCTGTCACAAAAACTCTGaacacatttattattaaaattaaatcCAGCCGGATTATTGAGGATATAAAGAAAGATTTTACCTTGCTCCTTTGCAACCTCTGGTAGGTAGGTGGCGGTGCGTTTTGATCCTTTTTCATTGAAAAACTCTATCCTAATACCGTGAACACCCACCTACAATTCAGGACAAACAAAAGAGTGAGTTTAACCATATTAACCTGACTTCTGACAAAGTAGTTTCAACAGTCTCGTTCCATCATTCACTTATGATTCATTTTGTCACAACAGAGGTTGACATTTGTTAAGAAAGCtacagttaaaaaaatgctTAAACTGGTGGACACATTATAATCAGAGCAAGCACTTGAAATGCATATTATTTAAGCAGTTATAATTTAAAAGTGATTCATACAAGCTTCTGCCTTCAAACGTTACATATCGATGCTGTCAACAATGCTGGCTAAGACCTCACAGAACTGTGGACACACTGGTGTGTATCAATAGATAAGAGGCAGCTCCACAAAAGCTATTACTCTAAGTGTAGGCACTGTGATTGCTGTGCTCAACCATGTTTTCAGCAAAGCACGTCCCTCACCTCCCAGTCAAGGTAATCACCGACGTCTTCAAAGTTGGTGAGAAGAGACACTGAGCAGAAGAGGCGAGGCAGCTCATCCCTTGTCATAGGGGGGAAGCGGCTGTCTTTAAGGGcactgcagacaaaaaaaagcacaaagaaaaaaacacagtcagaacTTTCTTTAGGTGGAGGATTTTTGTTAAACATTTCAGTAATCTCTTATTTTACTATTGTGGCAAAACTTCTGCTCAACATTCAGAGTGTAGATGACCCATGAACATTTAGAGGACTGTATAGGCATAGCATGTCGTCTGATAATGGTTGCTCACAGCAGTCCGGTGCCATCTGTGTACACAATACCACTGTGTGTGCTTACATGTATTTGACAAGTCAGCTGTTGCTGCCTCCAGGTCGAGAAATGCTGGTCAAGACATTCCACACCAGGTGTTTACAGAGGCCGCACAGACAGCGTTTTAAAGCATGTCAATGTAACAAGCAGTTTACAGGCTGTGTAGGAACTTTAAAAAGTGGATTCAGCACATCTCAGCTGCTTCTAATACACATATTTTGCACAGTACTGCCTATAAAACCTAAATTTGGTCCCCTTCACATACCTGCCTACCAGCTCATCAGACAAGACTCAGGTAACATTACagcaacacatttaaatgtcatttaatttaGATTCCTAACAGAAATCATTGACAACATACACATGAAAATGAGTCCATATTGTTGCTCACCTGGTAAGGGTGTACTCCCTGAGTCCTGAGTGCAGATTCATGGCAGAAAATGTACCTATACAACCCCTTAACCGCTTGTCTCTGCCTATTTTCCATGTGACAAACAGCGGActgaaaaacaggaaagaacaTGACAATATTTTAGAGGTTGAGATCTTGAGATCTTGAAGCAGTTTTCATTACAGTAATGTGCACACCGCATGCAAATTTTTGTAGAATATGAAAGCTGGTTTTCAGCACACTTTGCTTCGAAAATTTTGGCAACGTAGTCCTCTAGACTTTGATGTAGCAAGTGGGGTTTTCCAGCTTTTATGCTGGAATGGCTTCTGGTAAAGAGCATTAGCTAAGGGAAAAACAAATTGATTACAAAGAGAATTTCTTTAGGTACAATTTCACTCACTTGTCTATTTCACAAATATTCTGAACGTCAAGGAATGACGGgattaaaggaccagtgtgaaCGATTTAGGAGGATCTACTGGCAGAAGCTAAAAAGATTTCTTTTTACAGTATTCATTAGTCGTGAGCATttcatgtcaacattaaaagcTTCAGAATGGTACCAGATGCCACTAAATCCTACACACTGGTCTCGCAGATACTTTATAAATGGAGCAGTACTCCTTCAGAGGTGTATCATGACAACAGTTTCACAGATATCACATCTCATTTGGGTTTAAAACAATATTCAAGTTCAGAATTATGCAAAACGGAGGATGATAATCATGCAAATGTGAAAATAACACCTTCTCTACACTGGAAACCTCTCAGTCATATGTCCAATGCATGACCAATACACTAGTATTTTAACTCAGTTTAGTGGTCTGTGTTGCTGCATAACCATTTCTGTTTCCAACACTTCTAAgtactttctgtttttctgcgATGAAAATCACATAACCATCTAAATTCTTGTTCTCACATGCCATgtcacacacaccactgcaggAATCAGGATTTTTCCCCTCTTAAATATGAGCACTGGCCTAAATTTAATACCAATTAAGCCAACATTAAGCACTGACATTTTAATGTCTGTGATTAATCCTTTGGTAACAGACACTGATTATTTTCTTATAGCTATATGACACagctaaatcacattttttttcctatctTTTTCCCTAACTTGACTCATATTCTTTATGAGTCAAGTTAGGAAAAAGAGTCTTTTTTACACTACACAAAagataaaatggaaaaaaacatacataagaTATTCCctgatttaaaatgtttttaacttcTTTAAATTTAATcaatgtttaaaaaacaaaaggtaTGTATAACTGGAATAACATCACTTTAATTAAACATACAGTGATGTAAATCATCTTTAAGTTTACTATATGTATGTTATTGTTACAGATTCCTTTTGGAATAATATACATTATCAACTCATGCATCCCTCAGGGTCAAATAACAGATGCTAATGTACCTGCAGCAGTTTGCTGACTGTGTCGGTCATTCACTATTGTTTTGATGAATTGCCAAAACTCATAAGctaatcagaaaaaaatacaatatgctGCATGGGTTTCATAGCTGATTTAATGGATGAGGACTCCTAGCACACAACactattttttttgtaccatcCTTTCAAAATATATAACAAATCAAGTCCTAGTCTTATTCTGCATTGTTTACTGGCAGAGTACTGTGTCCATGTCAGATGTTGCagttgttttgtgcatttcGATAATTCAATCTGACAATGCCCCTAAGTGAAGGACATGTTGAGGACACCACAGACCATAAGAAGGAGTTTCTCAAACCTGTGGGACTTTTCACATTTGGTGGCCATTAGCTTGCTACATTCCTAGTCACTAGTCAGTGGTTGGGTTAGACTTTGGTTCCATGAAGTTAAGGTTAGGACTGACATTCTTAGTAATCTAAATTCGGATGAGATTTGTGGCTCTGAGGGAGGTAGTGAAGTTTAAAAATTGCACAATATCCCAGAAGTAAATGTGTTCAGCTGTGGAAAATGTAAAGGTAATGGCATCACCAGACACTCACAATTATTGAATCACATGAGCCCAATACTTTACTTGTCACAAAAATGCTCAGGTAACATGGGATTTGAGAAAATCCCTGCCCTGCTCCTGATAAGGCATTTTAAGTCCTCACACACTCTTACAAAGAAGCACTTATCCTGATTACCCAGGCGATGTTAGTTAATGTGTATGTAGGGTTTAGTGCTTAGTGTGGACAGTGGGCCCGAGCCTTGGAGGAAGGGTTTCAGGGGACATTTTTAACACCACATCAGTGGGGACACACCCATATTTTGTTCTGCACAGACTTTATCTGAGGGGTACACCATGAGCATGAGCTGTTGTGTCCAATATCACTAGAAACACTGATATGGCTTGTCAGGCTAGTGTAAGCAACACCTTGGGGAGAACACTCCCAATAAGCATTTGAGAACcaattatatacacacacacacacatatatctatatatatactAACAACTTTCCAAGGTCATTATAccaaaatcagccattcaacagattaaatacacaataaagTCACTTCTATAAATGCAAAAGCTGCATTTGTTATGGACCCTAtatggtgtctgtgtggttttatGGCTATATGGTGACGTGGGAACCTGCCTTCCGCTTCAATGTCACATGACTGtggcaaacaaaagtgcaaaacACCGACCTCtgactgtttttcttcttttaaaaagGGGTGGTTATTCACCAAGTTTCCTCTGCCCATGTAAAGTCATCACACTGGCATTGTCATATCCATGATTGCAAATGGAAACAATTTTAAAAAATCCTGTAAAACGCCCGCAAAGTCACATGATAACACATTACAGAACAATACATCGCTCACATATGGTGGGGACAAAGTGTTTCTGTGGAGGGCGCAGAACATGTACATTTATAGATAATATGGCAAAAAAAAGTCGAATAAACAGTAAATACTTCAAAATGTTCAACGTCtttatttgtttgtctgtttgctttgtttACCAACACTGCCAATACTCCTCCTTTAACGCCAGTTAAATTAAGCAAAGCTTAGGACTGCTAAGTACTTAGGCAAGCACCACCTTTCTTTGTTGGTGGTGCTAAAGTCAGTTATTTTCCCCCTCGATTCGACAGTACGTTCATCCACACCAAAGCAAAAGCCTTGTGTTGTAACACAAGCGAGCGGCAGAATGGTTTTCTTATCCATCTACCATTGACACTTTGAAAACATCTACCATTAAAATAATTGCTACAATCTCATTAGGGCATCCCCACAGGCTAATGTAGCTTATAGCTAACAAAGCTAAAGCTGGTATGTGGCAATTCAGAGTTCATTGAGTGCAAATTAAACGATTTATAATACTAACATCTACTTTTgatgttttgtattttgatACTTTATAGTGTATCTTTTAACCGAAtgaaccactgacattaaactggaaaaaaatcAACGATGTTATCTTCGTTCCACCGAATTTCTTTTTACTGTTATAGGCTAGCTGCTATTAGCTAACGCTAGTAGCACCCTCAGCTAATGTTAGCCTGTGTTTTTCGAGTGGCACCGACATCTATTATAAAACGTTTTTCGTCAAGTACGGATAGAAATCGAAAAGTGACACGACTGCTCATTCATCGATACACAACATAGCTTTATTAACATGATGTCAAATTCACAGTAACGTTAGTGTTCGGCTAGTTTAGCTAGGCCAGTACAGACTGTCTTTTCGTCGAGGCCCAAATTCCAACTTGGACAATTTAACCTATGTTAGCGAGCTTTTTGTATTAAATTCGTGAGAAGTAAGATGTTTCGATGTGACAGTTTGTGCCCCGATCACTGAAAGAGAATTCAGAACCAAACCCATCATGTGTGCTGCAGTAGACATTTGTTGGGGGCACATTGAGTTAGCTTTGAcatgcagcaaaacaacaaaaggcaaAATATACTCACTAGGGATCATTTGTAAACCTGGGTGTTCTCGGAGGTTGGTATCCGTACAGATGGCAATAAAGCACGTCAAAACAGAAGCAGCACATCTCCGCTGAGACAACCATTTTTCTGCCTCCACCTCCCGAACCGGGTCCCGGGCTGAGATTCGGGGAGAGGCCGGATGTAGTGTAACCGGCCGGGGCTGGGGACAGAGCGTTTGTGCCGCTGCTACCACTACTACTACCGCTGCCGCTAACGTTACCCCCGGGTCCCCCCAGGCCGTTGGCTCTGCTTACGTTCGCCGCTGCTGCAACAGTCGCCGAGGAGCCAATCCCCAACTCCGAGCCACAATGTCCGGTTCCTGCCACCCCGCTTCCCGCCCCCACCCCGCCGGGACCCCCCGACCCGGGCGATCCCGACAGTTTCTGCTTCTTCACCCCGCAGCACCCGGCCGCCATCTTGGAACAATCTGCACCGACACACCGCTTCCGACCCATAACCGTCACCGCGGGAAGGGTGGGGGGGAACGCCGACCAGACGTAGAAATCCCACTGCGTTGATACGTACGACGGACAATACTCCACTTtcactcttttatttttttttgttggacgACGAAATACCGTTATGGAGAGAAGACTGCAATGTCACCCTAACGTTGCCTTTAAAAAATGCGTGACTTCGCTACGCAAAATCCATAGCTGGAGAAGCGTTTTTTCCTTGAGTAAGTCAGCCAGTCTAGCTTTAGAGCAGGGTGTTCCAGCGGATCACCTATAACGTCAAGTCCCAGCCTAATATTCAGCCCTTCTCCCTAACACGACACCATCCGAGGCAATCTCAGTCAGTTCCCCTTTACACGTACAAGTTCAGGGAGTGCACAGTCCGAACAGGCCGCAGATGACAGTAGCCAGGCGGTCCAGATGTGAAGCCGACAGCCAGTGCGCTGTAGCCCCGCAGCACACCTCTCCAAGTGGAAGCCGGGAGCTTGAGTACGCAGGACCCATAAGCTTCAGCACATATTGCGCACAATGTCTTGGACAGCGTAGCCTCTCATTGCACCAGTTTGTTTGCTACAGCCTCACGAACTTCTAATTACACAACAGGCCCAGTATGTTGGAATTCCAGACGCTGGGATAACGCAGAGTAAAATGGCATCTGACAATGCGGGGTTGGCATGGCACAACGAAACGCGTCAGCGCCCAAGCAAGTCATTCCAGTGCCGTTAGCCCACAGTTTGCACCTGCATGATGTCTGCTCTTGGACCCGGttatagccacacacacacacacacacaaaataaatctcAATAACACCCCCGCGTCAAATGGAGAGCTGAAAGTTTTCAGTATAGGTTTGTTTGGAGGTTGTCATCCGTTCATGGGGGTACATATAGAAGAGCATTCTAGTCCGTGATCCGCGAGGAATCCTCTGGGTTTGGCAACCCTCACTCCGCATCCGTCTCTCAGCTGCTACAGTTCAGTGCTGTTCGGGTAAAAGCCCTGTGATCAGTCTGTGGGTACGGGCATCGGTGTCGTCGGCACGCCGGAACCGGATTCAGAAAATGCGTTGCGCCCACTTGCTACACATAATGCGTAGCTTCTAAATTTGCAATTCAGAAGAAATGTACGGCGCTTTGGTAGCATGCGCGTTCATGACGTCCACACGGGTGTGCGCATGAGAAAATATCTTTGCCCCCTAAGTTATAAAAGGCATATAGGACCAGAGTGGTGTTTGTGAAGActctagttagtttgattgctgcaaagcaatcaaactattgttattctacgtctttattattcttattattattcttccgtacgttttttggctcagcatatcttcagaatgcatgggccgattcaaaccattcaaacatcaaaagattcagctcattcaggacattcccggaaaccttcaataataattacaaatattataatattaaaaatattaaacattttccaccctcaaattaacattggagtcaatgggagagcccttcaaaccatgcattttgcaaaatgctactgctcctacaaatattaagttagagaaaccatttgaggcttaaaatacttccaacgtcttggtcttcaaaagttgtattcagaatttggaagttcagctccgtcttcaaatgataggggattaaagatgaagtggtttttgaggtctcttctgagtttaacattagtgtgtattgcgtggaatgttgggagctagagtgggtgagtcatcgctcagagtgcgggagggaaaaaaattaaaccagtttctgcgtttctatcctgctgtcacgtctgcaccttttgtctgacagggataatttggccaccagttcgaaggaaaaatggtctgggttctgttggtgtcggtcttaaaactcaacaccaaacagttttgcctgtagatcgagctgttcggggagagtgccggtcattcctccattaagacataatgtaaaaccaaaaacagagaagcagagctgccatattttctaactcgccgccatctccacatcttcgacatcccagacataaaaatcgtaccagttgtagagcaacttcttgggattctgacggtgttcttatttttcgtctaaagtcttcggtttggagaatatgagacgttgttcggagggtggttttacataggaaatgcattaggagggggaaagagagctgcagttaggggcagctgataaacattccggttgccatggatgcaggcaggcaggcaggcaggcagggctgttaccatggtgacatgctgacacactagaagcatacaaagcggccatatttgtagtctttatcagactttaagcattatatctgtcatattgatcatccttcagctgtatactacttttccacattcaaatcacacagcctgagcttcttatagtcttatggtattattccaccctcagacctttcatatggtatattcacagaatattctttaaggttgtgacttcatactgttcttgtcttcagctgtttctctttcatatcttcataatattaaaacattttctacttttccagataagagcttcatctttctaaattcttaactgtgtttcagcaaattaagttcagattgcagattctccagcaattcagagcaatcgttcacatcagcgttcaaagcaatgcttcagctgcggcaatcaaacttgcattttcttcaggaaatgcttttctagtttaaaACTACAGCTCTGCCAGTTTAAGATTAGGATGATTTATTCCAGATGGTTTACATGAAATTCTGCACGTCATTCCGGGCTGGTGGAAAAACAATCTCTGGTCTCTGGAGAAAGTATAAAGCAGTGCAGCCTGGCACAGGTCCTCCATTCTCCACCTCTTACATTTTAGTCCAAAATTAATTTAAGAGCAGTGAGCATTGTGTAAATGTCAGAGATGAATACATGGTGTGATCAGCTGATGATGACCGTATCCTGACTCATGATGCTTGGGAATTAAAAACACAGTATTCCTTGCAGGGTGAGTGGGATGGGGGCAGGAGAACTTGATCTGTGGATGCTAAATAAGAAAACTTCATACAAAAACAACCATCAAATTCCAAATGGTTCAAGAGTGATGAAGTCCAGGAAGAATCCTCTGAACCTGATACGAATGTACAAGTGGCTTTCATCATTCCATTatcttttccttttatttgcCATAAAGTCCAGATTATAGACAGAATCATGTGGCCCAGAGCCCACAGACTCCCCTCCCATAAAGTGCCCCATGACTGACTCAGCATAagtctgttttaaaatgtactATTTACTGTTGGCTCTGTTGACTGAGCATTTGCCTGGTAACAGGCCTCCCTCCTGCATACATTAGAGTGTGGTCTTAAACCACATTCCTCCACGGTCAGGGCTGATGTATGTTTGTTATCTTATACTGAATATTTGCACAGGTTCTATCCACTTCACTGCTAACTTAGGTAACTTACTGCTTATCATTTAAAGTACTATTCAATGTCCATTGTGCTAGAGATTTAGATATAGCTTACTATACTCATACATATCCACATATAAATTATATTGTCCTACACTTGATATACATTTAATTGCACATATCCATTAGTGTAGTATGTTCATAGTACTTCAATAGTACATAGTACTTGTCTCTAACACACCCACCTGTATATCATGTTTATAGTGCATTCAGTAGTGTGTTCACCTGTATACTGTAGATACTGTATATCCTGCACTTGCTTCTTATTGCACTTTTGGTTAAATGCCAAACTGCATTCTGTTGCCTACTTGTGTTACATGTGTAATTACAAAGTAGaatttaatctaatctaatctggaACAATTGCATTGCTTTACCGACCATAATATTAATGTAAACACTGTCCAAGAAGTTGATATACTACT from Parambassis ranga chromosome 14, fParRan2.1, whole genome shotgun sequence encodes the following:
- the ammecr1 gene encoding nuclear protein AMMECR1, translated to MGRKRCVGADCSKMAAGCCGVKKQKLSGSPGSGGPGGVGAGSGVAGTGHCGSELGIGSSATVAAAANVSRANGLGGPGGNVSGSGSSSGSSGTNALSPAPAGYTTSGLSPNLSPGPGSGGGGRKMVVSAEMCCFCFDVLYCHLYGYQPPRTPRFTNDPYPLFVTWKIGRDKRLRGCIGTFSAMNLHSGLREYTLTSALKDSRFPPMTRDELPRLFCSVSLLTNFEDVGDYLDWEVGVHGIRIEFFNEKGSKRTATYLPEVAKEQGWDHIQTIDSLLRKGGYKAPITNDFRKTIKLTRYRSEKMTMGYAEYIAHRQHHHYQNGIGHPLPPYNHYS